The following DNA comes from Macrobrachium rosenbergii isolate ZJJX-2024 chromosome 37, ASM4041242v1, whole genome shotgun sequence.
ACTTCAATACAGACTCATTTCCCGAAAGTTCTAATACGTTTCTATGTTGAGACACTAACGAGAAAAGGCCGTTTTCAGCTTCGTTCTGTAGCTTCTCAGTTCATGAACGCCGCTTctgtttgtccaaaaaaaaaaaaaaaaaaaacaaatctccaAAATATACTCGTTTTCCCAAAGTTCTAAATATGTTTCCAAGTTGAGACACTAACGAGAAATAACTGTTTTCAGTTACGAGGTTCTGCAGCCTCTCATTTCATGCACGCGTCCTCTGTTTACAAAAAACAAATCCCGAAATAGACGCCATTGTCTATCATGAAactgagcacacacacacacacactcgttcCTTGAATCTGCAGTAATTGCCAACAGTGCAACAAATAATGTATGAACAATATACTAATTCTCTGAAGGTTGAAGGACACACATTCTTAGCACCAGCTGGGAATAGATACCTGGCGTTATATAGATCTGACTTTGAAGTTACCTTGGTAAACCCAGCCgccatttttttttcccagaTTTCAAACGGAGATAGACACTTGACTCACTGGAAGCGTTTGTCATATCCTGCACAATCGGTGACGGCCATTTCATATTTAGGTTccgcgacacacacacacacacacacgcatacacacactctGACTGACAGGTAGATTTCATTGAATACGGTGGGCCTTTTGATGccaggtgtgtgcgtgtgtgtgtgtgtctctttctctctctccggaatTACTCAGATCTAGTGGGGAGCttgctagggagagagagagagagataaagacagatagagagagagagagagagagagagagagagagagagagagagagagagagaggagacagaggaAAAAATCATTCTTAATGTCAAAGAAAAGTACGAAGCtttttatgcgagagagagagagagagagagagagagagagagccatactaGAAGCAAATAATACTTGATGACGGACACAAAGTATAAAgccttttatgagagagagagagagagaagaagaagtaggtaCGAACCATATTCACGAGTCTTTCTCAATCGCTCAAGTTCAACTACAGCATTCACaagcagaaaaatagaaaaaacttcgACGTAGATCCGATTTCAGGCCCATTTTCGAaatcgctttcttttttttttttttcgagtgaaaGTAAACAAACACGAAAGTCGTTTTAGGTCTAGAGCCCATATTATGAGCAAAGGTTTACgggaagataatatatatatatatatatataatatatatatatatatatatatacacacacacacacacacacacacacatatatatatatatatatatatatatatatatatatatatatatatatatatatatatatatatattatatgttttctGTTTATGATTCCATTTGAATATTGACctcatttctatctttatttattgtaagGTTTTAAATGATATTGAAATCCACAGTAACTAGAAACTGAGGAGAAatgttcaataatatatatatatatatatatatatatatatatatatatatatatatatatatatatatatatatatatatatatatatatatatatatatacacaccaatgAACTCAGCCATTGCATTATAACGACAGGGAAATTCCACTTAAACTTATCACTTAAAACGGAACAGCCAAGCGAGCAACTgaatttaacgagagagagagagagagagagagagagagagagaatgatccagtattgtttctcatttacGGAATTGCATGGATATTTATACCCCGTTCCCTCTCGTAATCTCATTTTCTGGTATTCCATCAAAGAGTGGTCTTcatctggtgagagagagagagagagagagtatctctctctctctcataaaagccTTTGTAGTTTCTATTCTTCGTTAAggatttttccttcctctctctctctctctctctctctctctctctctctctctctcccccattttgtacatttatttatgtaactaTACTAAATTTGTTAACTTGTAAACACCAGCTTGTCGTATGCAacccgcccccttctctctctctctctctctctctctctctctctctctctctctctctctctctctctcaccagatgAAGACTACACTTTGATGGAATAACCAGAAAAtgagattacgagagagagagaaagagagagagagagagaaagctgaattGTAGGTGAAACCTCTGTGCAAATTActtacatacgagagagagagagagagaaatggatcgTAGGTGGAACCTCTGTGCAAATTActttcaaacgagagagagagagagagagagagagagagagagagagagagagagagagagagagagagagagagagagctgaattatAGGTGAAACCTCTGTGCAAATTATTTTcgaacaagagagagacagagacagagagacagacagacgtgaATTAATGAACTTTCATCAATGCATTTTTCAGTCATTAACACTTAATCCCGGGGTGTTTCTCTCCACTCTGTTTTGGGGCCTTTTTTTTTGGGAGCTTTCGACGGACCGGGCGAggtaaagccttttttttttaagcgtttttttttttgtgtttgctgacgaaaaaaaaatacgctCAGAAAATAAGGTCATTGTTGCATCCAGCTGATAGTTTTGTTGGGAATAATGACTTTAATTTTTtaggaaaagtctctctctctctctctctctctctctctctctctctctctctctctctctctctctctctctatatatatatatatatatatatatatatatatatatatatatgtgtgtgtgtgtgtgtgtgtgtgtaaataaactaacagaaaaacaaacttcttttttgcaagccttgaatccagatgAGGAATAAATGATGTTCTTGACTTCCATAGGCGAAATTCGAACCCACGCATTGTAGAAAGTGACTGCTAGGTATtccattataatttatatttatactaatgTCAGCAAATTCATTGTCTTTATAATGacacaaatggcattgtcttcatGAGTCAGAGAATCTTCTCAGGACTTCATATTAAATGCGCAATGTTCATCACTGAAGCGACAGAATTAAAACCAGGATAAAAATCCCCAAaatagcacctctctctctctctctctctctctctctctctctctctctctctctctcatcatcatcatcatcatgattttaAGAGGATTACAAACGACCTTAATCTCGATACCAGCATTCAGGGAATTCTACATGAACTTTGCGCCTCAAACTCCCCCAGGCCCACTCCACTCCCACTCCACTCCTACTCCCACTCCCACACCTACACATACTCCCACTCCTACTCCCCACTCCCACACCTACTCTCACTCTCGCTCCTATTCCCACTCTCACTCCCACTCCTACTCACTCTCACACTCCCACACCCACTCCTATTCGTACTCCCACCCCCATTCTTATTCCTACTCCCACTCCCACTCCTACTTCCTCCCCAACTCCCAGTTCCACTCATACTCCCGACCCCACTACCAATTCCACACCTACTCCCTCCCCCACTCCCAATATCACTCCTACTCCCCTCCCACTCCTAATTCCACTCCTACTCCCTCCCCACTCCCAGTTCCATACCTACTCCCTCCCCACTCCCAATTTCCTCCTACTCCCTCCCCCACTCCTAATTCCACTCCtactcctcccccccaccccagccctgccccaccccccacccctgcTTCCCCTGTACACCTGCATACCTCCCACCTCCCACACCCACTCCCAATCCTACCCCTGCTTCCCTATACACCTACATTCCTCCCAatcccactcccactcccactcccaaTCCTACCCCTACTCCCCTATACACCTACATACCTCCCACTCCCACTCCTAATCCTACATCTGCTTCCCTATACACCTACACacctcccactcccactcccactcccactcccctGTACACCTACTTACCTGTATACCTGCACAAGACGCCCCTGTAATTAATTCTTCATATCTGAATGCTTCATTGATGTCAGACTACACCAGACATCTCTGAGGTATAATGTCTTCTAATTTTAACTTCTTTTGCTTCAAGGTGACGATTTCTGCCTCTTTTCAAAGGACTTTCGAGAGACTTTCTATTTTGTCGTTTTTGTCTGCTGCCAGGAAGCGAGGATAGGGATCTATTACAGGATGATTCTTTTTAcggtttaaaaatgattttatccttcaaggactgttttatatatatacgatatatttacaaatatatacatatgattacacacacatacacatatatgtttaaatatacatatatttatatatatataaatatgtatatgtacatataaatacatacatacatacacatatatatatatatatatatatatatatatatatatatatatatatatatacaaacatatatacatatcatttcttaaatatcttttcCAGAAACATTCATTCCTGCCTTGTATGCAAATGTTCCaacattatcaaaacattaaaacatcCATTCACAACATCGCAAATGAAAACGGCGACTTCCACTAACATTCCAAATGTTCAAATGTCGAATGTTGTAAAGATAATGTTCTGTGATGTGTCAGagtacccccccaaaaaaaaatgctgattaaGGATTCGTTACATTAATATGCAAATTTCTGTTACGTATGCGTCAGAGAACGGCGAATATCTTGCattccattttaattattttagttttctgtcaaagaaaactattgtgccggctttgtctgtccgtccgcactgtattctgtccggacatttgtctgtcctcactttttctgtccgctctcagatcttaaaaactactgaggctagagggctgcaaattggtatgttgatcatccaccctacaatcatctaacataccaaattgcagccctgtagcttcagtagtttttattttatttaaggttataaagttagccatgatcgtacttctggcaacgctataggataggccaccaccgggcagtggttaaagattcatgggcagcggctcattcagcattatatcgagaccaccgaaagatagatctgttttcggtggccttaattatatgctgtagcggctgtacagaaagctcgattgcgcagAGGAAACTTCGGAGCATCTTTGAATTTTTAACTGTCTGGTTCAAAGTGATGGTTATATAAtcgttatgaataaaattttaaaaaacttatttatatatttgcttttaatttacaaaattcttctgttttctgttttttaaggaatcaaaaatatgattatcaaagtaaatataatatgaatgtacaTTTAGCCCACATATACAGAGTTTCTTAACGTTTTCTCTAAAGTTAtgacttgaataaaataattccaacacgattattaaattattaattaattagataattaattaattaatttatttatttatgattttatttatttatttatctttttacgtatttacttattaataaatgaattaatgaattaattaaaatattattcaaagataaTTCCAACATAATTATGGAGTtaaaaattaattagttaattaattgattgattgattgattaatttgtttttgtttatcttttatttatcctttttcttaattacttgcttattaataaataaattatttaattcattaaaatattattcaaagataaTTCCAACATAATTATGGAATCATTAAttaaattgattaattaatttacttatttatgttcttatttatttatttatcattttacttatttacttatttatttataaatagataaataacttaATTATGTAACACAAATCCCTAATAATCGTTATTCCCATAAAAGGCGATAATCCCTCTCCCTGTCTGAGTGAACCTATTATTGCAGCGACTacattcacccttttttttttttttatcttattctcaTTACATAAAGGTCACTGAAGATAATTAATAGCTGTTTAagagaaaatgctctctctctctctctctctctctctctcccccctacaATTCATGCATACGTTAATTCTCCTACATGTCTACagagtatacatacagtaattctctctctctctctctctctctctctctctctctctcttatagttcATACATACGTTAATTCTCCTACATGTCTACAGAACACACATACAttaattctctctcactcttctacAGTGATACATACATTAATTCTCCTACAtgtctaaattctctctctctctctctctctctctctctctctctctctctctctctctctctctctatatatatatatatatatatatatatatatatatatatatatatgtgtgtgtgtgtgtgtgtatgtatatatatatatatatatatatatatatatatatatatatatatatatatatataattagataaatagatagatagataattattattattcagaagatgaaagctattcacatggaagaagcccaccaaagaatatggcgttcattaggaagaagtgagaggaggtaaagggtaaaaatgaatatattaatgaaaatgaatgattttaggtTAAATGCGCGTCTAAAAATCGAAAGGTATTAGATATAGTACAGACTTAATACGTACCATGACTGACTCTTGGGTTCATGTGAcagtatttgcatttttcatcCCAATTTTATTTTGGATCAGGCAGTTCACTTCCTTTtctctttgggagagagagagagagagagagagagagagagagagagtcccttatGCAACAGATACCAACAAAACACCGGCAAAACAAATTGTTTTGCTGTTCAAAACAAATTGTTTTGCTGTTTAGGGAAATTAAACGCTCGTAGTGGAATTGTTGAACTGTGGAAGTATCTCCTTTAATAGTGGAATTGTGAAATTGTGGAAGTATCTCCCTTAATAGAGGAATTGTGAAATTGTGGAAGTATCTGCCTTAATAGTGGAATTGTTGAACTGTGGAAGTATCTCCCTTAATAGTGGAATTGTGGAATTGTGAAAGTGTCTCCCTTAGTAGTGGGACTGTGGAAGCATCTCCCTTAATAGTGGAATTGTGAAATTGTAGAAGTATCTCCCTTAATAGTGGAATTGTGAAAGTACCTCCGTAATAGTGGAACTGTGGAAGCATCTCCCTTAATAGTGGAACTGTGAAATTGTGAAAGTATCTCCATTAATAGTGAAACTGTGAAATTGTGAAAGTATCTCCCTTAATAGTGGAACTGTGGAAGCATCTCCCTTAATAGTGGAACTGTGAAATTGTGAAAGTATCTCCCTTAATAGTGGAACTGTGGAATTGTTGAACTGTTGGAGTGTCTCCCTTAAAAGATAGAAGGGACGCATAATATTCAAGCGTGACCAGGCGTATGTGTCATGaaaggctgaagaagaagaagaagaagaagaacaagcagaagagaagaagaataaaaagaagaagaagaagaagaagaggaaccaattaCAAATACAGAAGGGGGAAAGAAGATGAATAAACGTGTTGGAAACAAAGTCCCCTAGATACAATTGTATTGCTTTTGTGTTGTATTCAAATACAGTGATGCATTTAAGGCCTCTGAAGGTATTTCATCTCTAGAGGTAAACTGTATTGGGGTTTTGCAATGCAGAGTTCAGGCGGACATCTGGCCCTAGAATGATCTGCAGTCACCTTCTTTTATGGTGATTCTGTGATGTGATGTTTTGAGGGGTAACAGAAGACTCAGTTGTTCTTTTATGGTGTGTGTAAGAGTTGTTCTAGAGTTCTACAGTTATAAAGTTCTGGAGTTCTAAAGTTCTGGACTTCTACAGTTCTGGAAGTTCTACAGTTCTAAAGTTCTACAGttctacagttatatatatatatatatatatatatatatatatatatatatatatatatatatatatatactgtatatatgtatgtgtgtgtgtgtgtgtgtatatatatatatatatatatatatatatatatatatatatatatatatatatatatgtacataattatttatttttgaaacacTCACAGAccgcagaatttttttttctcagaaattgACCTCTGAAATCCAACCTTCCGACCATCGAACCTTGACGTAGACTTCATACCAAACTGTCGGCAAAATATATCGaagaattttgttgttattctatGTTGCTGTTGTTCTTTAAGCTCAGTCGAACACCGGCGAAGAACAAAAGAACGATTTTGACGCTATATTCCGCAACACTAATTACGGGAGGAATTTTCTATGCTAATTAAAACATCAGCCGGATCCGATTATAATTTCGTTTTCAGGGTAACTGATGTTTTCCTCAAGGGGAAACCAGGTGAAACAACAGGAGGAACAACAGGAAATAGATATTtaagactttttaaaaaatatgatatttaatttgacctttga
Coding sequences within:
- the LOC136825175 gene encoding uncharacterized protein — protein: MKKKKKKKKKQKQKKKNKKERKKKKKKKKKKKNQLQTSGQKEGEALARMRSVEHNNKESRVVLCPLFPRRNKWYMIGPLHSHSTPTPTPTPTHTPTPTPHSHTYSHSRSYSHSHSHSYSLSHSHTHSYSYSHPHSYSYSHSHSYFLPNSQFHSYSRPHYQFHTYSLPHSQYHSYSPPTPNSTPTPSPLPPCPTPHPCFPCTPAYLPPPTPTPNPTPASLYTYIPPNPTPTPTPNPTPTPLYTYIPPTPTPNPTSASLYTYTPPTPTPTPTPLYTYLPVYLHKTPL